The Delphinus delphis chromosome 11, mDelDel1.2, whole genome shotgun sequence DNA segment CCTACAAGATGTTGTGTGTAAGTCGCGTGCTGTATACGAATTCAGTATCAAAAGATACACTGGAACAATCTCCCTCTGGGAATGCTGTCACTTCACAGCAGTAGCGCAGTGTTTCTCATAACGCCTGCATCCAGTGGTACGTATGACAGTGCATGGGCCTACTCAGTATGAATGCAGAAGAGAAAATCGGAAgggtaaaatttaaaagaaagggaaagtagAGTCAATGAGACTTTAAGGAACAAACTGGAGCTGTGGGTGCacgcgcgcgcacgtgtgtgtttgtgtgtgtgtgtttgtgcatgtatgtgtatgtgtaaagtCTGGTGATCCTGTTTACTGTCTCTGAGGTTTGGGTCACCCCTTTTTCTTCGGCATCAAGTAGTTACTTTGTCCTACGCAGAAGAAGCAGGGAGAAATCAGAGTTCCATCTTTGACATCTTTTCTTCTGATTCAtgattttctctctgaaaaacACCATGAGACTGATATTCAGATTTGGAGTCCACTCTTGTTTTTGAACTCTGAGATTAGAAAATTGAGCTATTTAATTCCTCCTGAAAGTCCTCAATCCATCTTCAATTTTTATCTCATGAATCCTCCTATGGAATTTACTTGTTTCCCGTTGATGTTGTACACAGAATGGTAAAATCCAAAATTCAGCTCCTTTGAATATGCAAGACCTTTCCAAAACTGTTTTTGGAGTTCTGTTCCCATGACTACATCTCAAAAAGCATCCCAACTCTGACCACCGTATCCTCCTATccctttgctcttttctttttttacagtgATACCATTTTTTCGCCTTTAATattaataaagatcagaaagcTTGAGAACACATTGTGTGGACAAAGTTTGGGTAAAACAGACTTTTGTTTATATTATTGGggataaaaataatccaaaaagcATCCCAACTCTGACCACCGTATCCTCCTATccctttgctcttttctttttttacagtgATACCATTTTTTCGCCTTTAATattaataaagatcagaaagcTTGAGAACACATTGTGTGGACAAAGTTTGGGTAAAACAGACTTTTGTTTATATTATTGGGGGATGAGAAACAGCTggaaaaaacctggaaacaatctAATCAATAAGAGaatagttaaataaatcatggtcCATCAATACATTAAAATTCTGTGTAGTTGGTTAATAAACTATAAGAAAGCTTTTCACATATAAAGTGATACTTCATGTTAAGTAAAAGAGTCAAGCTGTACAATGATATACAATAGTGTATAATACTCTATCAATTATGCAAAAGAAGAGGCTGAGTGcatgtatttatacacacatttcCTATCCCTTTACTCTTAATCAAATCCAGTGGAGGTCAAAGAATTTTTATTCAACAGGAAATTAAAGGGACCAAGAGGGGAGACAAACCTCAACTTGCTTTACCTGTAGTCTCACACTTACCAACCTCTTCGCTTTCAGGAATCCATCACAAAAGTTTTGCACGTGCTCTACTGAGACTTCCGTTATGGGCAGTGTATCCCACACATCGTCCAGAGTCTGGTAAATTGCCAATGCAGGCAGCTGAGGCTCCTTTAGTTTGAAAAATGATATCaccttcccatttttcttcaCACCACTGTCCACCAGAATAAAAAGAATCTGCAGTTGGAGaagtttggaaaagaaagatCTCTCTGAGGCTCTGGGGAGGAAGAGGCACCTTGTGATTGTTGGAGTTTACACTGATGGAATTTAGGGTCTGTGCCACACAGTTTAAATCTTCATTGAGTTAAAAtgaatttcttcttattttgcattgttttggttttttatccCTTTGATTgggtttatttaattttaagaccGTAGAACTGGAAGAGACTCTAGGGGTTAGCTAAGGGAGAAAGTATGGCCTATTGGCTAAATGTGgagaattctttttaaatgttacctGTAAtactttccagctgtgtgactttgggtacaTTACTTAGCTTCCCTGAGATTAGgtgttctctttggaaaaatgggcTTTTGTTGGGGGAGATTGAATGAGAGAATGGATTTAATATTTCTAGTACAGTTTTAAGCGTATAGTAAGTGCTTGAAAACTGTTAACTATTTTGTATTATTAAATCAAACCTTCTGTCCAAAGTGGAAATCTTCTTGATAATAGCCTAGAGAGTTATTTACGTTTAGTAACACTGAAAACTTCCAGTGCTAGGGAAACCAGAAAACCAGAAAGTCAGCTTGTTTTATTACCAGACAGCCCTTGTCATCGAGGCCTCTAATTCAATGCAGTAGCCTTGAAGTGGTTGAAGTTTTACTATTTCAGTAACATAAGCAGAACTGCACAAagtagggaagggaaagaaataagtatttattggaCATCCAGTGGGCACTAGATACCTGACAGGTGTTTTAGATGAGAAATAAGTCCTGAGGTCTAAAACTTCAGAGTTTATAGCAAGGAGTAAATAAATCGTGACTAaaaggtgattttaattttcagtttctttgggtCTCTATTTTCTCTGCACCCatcaaggcattaaaaaaaagaaatagacttacTGCTAATGGAAGATATGATTAAATACATCTTTAAGAGTATAAAATACATCTTAAGTTTTAAATCAGAGTAATGGGATTTATTATGCCCCAGTTCTCACTTTGTTATCTCTTAACCTGatgtattttcctcatttgtctCACTTCCCTGGTCCCATCACCCTTTTTCTAGTGTCTTGTTGCTGAGTATTCAAAAAGGTATTTCCTAGTCCAGACTTACCTTCCCCTGGAAGAGCTTAGCTGCTTCCTGGTATCTGTGCAAGCTTTCTTCATATTCTGGGGAGGCCTTGTTCATCATCAGTAGAAGATGAATTGGAATCATACTATTAAATAGGCCAATTACAGTCTGGGAAATTGAAATGTATTGAAGTAGAATGAAagtgaaaaggagggaaaaaaaaacattagtGACAACCGGTGAATAGGTACACTAGAACATAAATGAGAGCTGTCCATCCATGACATCAGGGGCAACTCCTCCAAGATGGTGCTGAGTCAGTCTCAACCTCTGGTTTTCATGCAACTGTGTAGTTTTCTCCTCCCCATACTGAATAGGGCTGAGCTGAGTAACCAAAGGGATGTTGCAGTAATGCTGGAGTGTGACCTCCAGGGTTAGGTCATAGAAGACACAGTGGCTTCTGCCTTGTTCTCACTCATATCACTTACTCTCTTATGCTGGTCACTCAAGCAGTCTTATGAAGAGATTCGCATGGCAAGGAGCtaaggcctcctgccaacagccagcactGACTTGCCTGTGATtgagccatcttggaagcaaACTCTTCAGCCCCAGTCAACCCTTCCCATGACTGCCTCCCTGACCAAGGGCTGCCACTTCACATGAGCCCCCAGATTCGCAGCACCTAACCCTAGCCACTCCCAAACGGtggacccacagaaactgtgcgagacagtccattttttttctgttctaagtTGTTAAATTTTGGAGTAAGCTGTTATGCATCAATAGGTAACAAATACACCATGGAACATTTTAGTCACCTTTTAAACGCCTTTTCATGTTGCGAGAGGAGCCAGATGCACTTAAAATGTGGACTTTGCATGTCAGTAGTGTATACTTTTGAGTGCTTAtgatgtgctgggcactgttttCAGGTCTTTACGTGtaataactaatttaatcctcaaagtcccagttttataaaagaagaaattgaggccCAAGATCTCCTAAAGTCCTGAAAGTGTTGAACTGCGATTCGCAGCAAGCAGTGTGGCTTCAGAGTCCGTGGTCTTAATCAGCGGGATGTACCGCCTCATACACAGCTGATggcaaatcctcaacaaaaccaATTCAGCCCTCAGCATGGTTGAATCAGAGCACCTCAGGTCAGCCATAAGATAAGCTCTTCAGGAGACCAGAAGCATTGGCCCTTTTTTGCTGATTAGAGATGGTCATTCCCCAGGAAGTTGTCGGtgatggaggggaggggacagctgtgaaccagagggaggagagaagacagaGTGTAAAACTCTGGCACTGGTTCCCTTCATTTCCCTTTCCTGAAATAGTGCTGCAACTGTCGCTATTTTAAACAAAATCCCATTCCTTTTCACCCCTCCCTTCTAAATACAGAAAGCACTGCTGTAAAACAAGCATGTGCACAAGAAGAGAGAGTATGGTGTGTTAAGGAATCTTTGGGCAGAGTCccagggtggtgggagggggagcaACTAGGTAGGATCCTTCCAGAAGCTACACACTCCTCTGTAGAGATTCTTTTTTCAGCTCTACTGGCCAACATGTAGGTAAGGAGAGTCCAGTGAGTTCTTTCCCAAAACTTTCCCCCTGGAGTTTCAAACCAGGTCTTACATTTTAAGTTTGGGAGATTGGATGCTAAATAATTGTCTCTTGTTCTACTAGATCCTGCTACTTAAATTTAGAGCATGCATCTACTCTCCTAGAGTGCAGATGGAGAAGAAAGCTTGAGAAGAGTCAAAAAATCAAAGCTGAGGAGTCAAATGATATAGTTGTCTTAGCAGAAGGGATTGAACACAGCAGAAGTGATTAGTTTAATTCTAATAGATTAAACAGCTGGATTTTCACCTTGAAGCCAAGGATTGAGTGTGTGCCTTAAAAGTGCACAGGAGGCCAACTACATGGCTATGAATTTCTGCCCAGTTGCTACTGATACAAACCTCTGTACCAGCAACAGATGAGAAACAACTATAGTAGTGTGGGCAGGTCACCCATTGAGAAAAACTACTTTTCGGAAATGTAAAAGTCACAATAAAAATTGAACTTGCTTCTCTAAAGAAATTCTTTCCTAATTTCTTCTTGATGTGATTTGCTGTCACTACTAATATGGAACTTAACAAATGTCATTGTTCTTTAAGATGAGAGATGGACCAGGCATCAGAGCTCAGGAAGGCTAGTCCTTGCGTCTGCCCTCGTTCGCCTGCAGAACTCCAGGACCCTGGACCATAAGCTCAGGGACTGGAAGATCATCTTTCCTGGTCCCACATGCACTCCTGGCAGCTTTATAGACACAATGACCAGAATGATGATGATCTAGGAGAAAAATGCCTTTTCAATTATTGCTGCCAACACCCCTGCGGTGCATGTGTTTGGAATCTTACCAGAAGTGGAAATGGAGTCACCATTccatggagaaaaacatggtgtGAGAGGTGGACAGGAATTCAGTCAACAGGAAAAGGGGTGTTTTCTGTTGAAGGCTATGTGCAGTAATGGAAAAACCACAGGACCCAGTCAGACAGACCAGTCATAAAAAAATCAGGGACGAGTGGATAGGCTGTCACTGAAGCTCATATGGCCTTGAGGACGTTACTTCACTTTTCTGAACTCCCATTTCCTCTCCAGTAGAATAGAAATAGACAATATGAGCTAATGCATCATCAGTTAAATTTTCTGCCTTAAAAGATGCCTTTTCCACTTACTGTGTAATCTTGAATGTTGTTTGGAACTCGAGAGTTCtctataaaatggacataataattTCCTCTCTTCTACCTCAAAGAATCtctgtgagtattaaatgagaaaatggtgTGAAAGGGCTTTGTAAGTTCTAAAAAGCATGACATGCATATAAAGTACTCTTACTAGAGAGCGCATAGCATTTCTGAGCTGATGTAGATCACTGGAAGTCAACACTCCATCAGTCTACGATTTACGTTCAGGAAGGCAAAAGGCAGGACATGCAAGGTAATTCTATAAGCTGTAGAGTGTTAGAAGGCCAGCAGGACAGGTGGACCAGCAGCTTCACCCAGGTTTCAGGCAGCATGCAACACCCAAGGAAGACAAACCCAGAAAGAAACCTGAGACCCCTTGAGGGTCTAGGCCAGACCAGGAAATGTTAGTTACTAGTCCACAAGGAGATAGGcacagaaaatgggaataggtgtataaaaactttaaaaaaattttacattgttGCGACATCCAAATACATGATCGGTGGGCTTTGTTTTTCAACATTTCATTGGTctattaatttacttttattgtaaTTTACAAAAGTATTGGTCACCAATGCTTTAGGAAAACAAAATGGACCTTCAGCGTTTTTGCAGTTGTGGCGAGCTCACAATCTTGTTGCCTTCACTGAACTCTCTCAGGCAACCAAACTCAGAAGTTTCGAAGTAGTCACCTCAGCCCTGCACTCTCTCTTTCTTACTAGTCATGTGACGtcatttaacttttctgtttctttctttgttgggtAGGGACAAGTCTATCAATCTTAAGGGTTGTAGAGGGATGGCAACATAAACAACTAGGTGTTCAATTAATggtggtttatatatatatatatatatatatatatatatatatatatatattttgtgtgtggttAATATTATTATTGGTCAAAAGATCAGGACTCCTGGAGGAAAGGATTTCTGCTATGAAGGCAAGTACCCTCCCTGACATAGGGACTTAAGGGTCTGCGGACAGGGGCTATTTACCGTAGGGTTATACTCTGTCACCAAGTGGAGGTTGTTCCTCTGAATGAAATGGCTTAACTTGGTAGCATCCATGCTTTCAATGTCTTCACTCTTTAAATCCAGTTGTTTGTTATCCACCTGGGTcacacaaaaaggataaaattgtCACTGTCTTCATTTATCAGTAAATGTTTCTAGACTATTTACCACATGTCAGGCACTAACTAAAGCTCTAAAGACAGAAAGGTAAATAGGAAATGTTCCCTGCCCTCTAGGAACACACTGTCCTGTGGGACACAGAGAAGTAAACAGAAACATCACACAGAATGCGGCTAGTGTCATCGCAGACCCATTTGTCACCTAAGGAAGAGCAGAAAAACTCCCAGGAAGAGGCAGCTCCTGAAGAATGGCTAAGACTTGTTCAGATGAatgaggatgggggtgggattTTAAATAAAGAACAGCATTTGCCAAAGGCAAAATGATGCGAGATGCCCATTCTAAAAGCTGCAGTTGGTTTAGCTTGACTCTAGCAGTAGATGTTAAGTGCGGGTAGAAGAGAGACATAGACAGTGGGGTAGGCAGGGTAAATTCCCAAAGAGCCTTGAAGTCAAGGTAAGTAGATTAAACTCTAACCTGAGGGCAAGAGGAGACACTTACAGgatcagatttatgttttatttatgtacCCTTCGAATGTGAAATAAAGCACACATATAGAGAAAAccacaaaacagaaaatgtaaaccTCAGTAAATGATCACAGAGCAAACAACTGTGGAACCACCACTCAgggaaagaaatagaacattgccaGAATGCCTGAAGCCCTCTGTGATCCCTTCTAATCAATAATCCATTAGTTTTCTGCCAAAGGGACCATTATCCTGACTTATGATGACCTTCTTCATCCTTTCCTTTATAGCTTTACTGCTTAAAAATGCATCTCTTAATGTTATAGTTtagtttcatctttttaaaaacattatgtaaGTGGAAACAAActattttttgtatgtgtatctcaattcttttgcttaaaattttgtttataagagccatccatgttattgcatttagctatagtttgttcattttccttGCTCTATAATATCTGATTGTATAAATATGCaaagcatttattcattttactacTGATGAAAATTTAGACTGTTTTCAGCTTCTGGTTATTAAAAtaaggctgcaatgaacactcttgttcatttctcttggtaCTCATGTCTCTATATCTGTTGGGCATGTATC contains these protein-coding regions:
- the ERP27 gene encoding endoplasmic reticulum resident protein 27, which encodes MGAMPFRRLYLLCLFMYKLSLEVAADVQESSDGPGAREPVWLTDVQAAMEFVAAAEVTVIGFFQDLEVPAVSVLHSVVKDFQDVSFGISTASEVLAHYSVTGNTISLFRLVDNKQLDLKSEDIESMDATKLSHFIQRNNLHLVTEYNPTTVIGLFNSMIPIHLLLMMNKASPEYEESLHRYQEAAKLFQGKILFILVDSGVKKNGKVISFFKLKEPQLPALAIYQTLDDVWDTLPITEVSVEHVQNFCDGFLKAKRLRENHESEEKMSKMEL